From Coccinella septempunctata chromosome 4, icCocSept1.1, whole genome shotgun sequence, a single genomic window includes:
- the LOC123311374 gene encoding uncharacterized protein LOC123311374: MNINFLNTDCMNRKLFMDLIDCFGLKITSTEPTRVFTDVNGHTSTSKVDYILTNAEQSECKVEVFDAFIGDHRTILLDFTTELETMPQSVSKLVRNLSSL; encoded by the exons ATGAAcattaattttttgaatactGATTGCATGAATCGTAAGCTTTTCATGGATTTAATTGATTGTTTTGGTCTTAAGATTACTTCTACAGAGCCTACTAGAGTGTTTACTGATGTGAATGGTCACACATCGACTTCTAAGGTTGACTATATTCTGACTAATGCTGAACAGTCTGAGTGCAAGGTGGAAGTTTTTGATGCCTTTATTGGCGACCACAGGACCATTCTGTTGGACTTCACCACTGAACTCGAAACAATGCCTCAATCTGTATCAAAGTTGGTCAGAAACTTGA GCTCTTTATGA
- the LOC123311370 gene encoding uncharacterized protein LOC123311370 codes for MITDLCDGELCHLHGSELLYGVGCNDEPAVQKPCTSELAQTHVLPVGAGFALYVNLCFRISKAFCWSSPHFHRCFFLSSRVSGETTLEKFSMKRRYQLATPRNRRNSRTVLGAGNDTMDATLSGSVQMPSEVTTCPRYFRDFRTNSHLSGLRRKLASLSRLNTSLKFSMCSSKVSPRTTISSR; via the exons ATGATAACGGATTTGTGCGACGGAGAACTTTGtcacctacatggaagcgaactTCTCTACGGCGTAGGTTGTAATGATGAGCCTGCTGTTCAAAAGCCCTGTACAAGCGAGCTTGCACAAACTCATGTGCTTCCTGTAGGTGCCGGATTTGCTCTGTACG TCAACTTGTGTTTCAGGATATCGAAagccttctgctggtcttctccccatttccacCGCTGTTTCTTCTTGAGCAGCAGGGTTAGCGGAGAAACTACATTGGAGAAATTCTCGATGAAACGACGTTACCAGCTCGCAACACCCAGGAATCGGCGTAACTCTCGGACGGTCTTGGGAGCAGGAAATGACACTATGGATGCCACTTTATCCGGATCCGTACAGATGCCTTCGGAAGTGACGACATGTCCCAGGTACTTCAGAGACTTCCGGACAAACTCACATTTGTCAGGATTGAGACGTAAGTTGGCTTCCCTTAGTCGTCTGAATACTTCCCTTAAGTTCTCCATGTGTTCTTCAAAGGTTTCCCCTAGAACGACTATATCGTCTAGATAG